DNA from Streptomyces sp. Edi4:
GTGAGGCTCCGGGCCGCTTCAAGGACGAGTACGAGATTGTCCATGTCGCCCCGGGCCTCCTCCTTCTCCACGGAGTACACGTCGTTGCACATCAGTGTGACGTCGATGGCGGTCTGTCGCATGATGCGCAACTGCGGCGCGTGGAAGGCCGCCACGGGCACGCTGATGCCCGCCGCGCGTTCACCGAGGGAGAGCGGCAGGTCGGTGCCGGCGATGCCCCGGCGGACCTGGAGGTAGCTCTCCAGGTCGGCGGGGATCCCGCGCAGGCGGCCTATCGCCTCGTGGGCCTGGGCGGCGAAGTAGTACTCCCACTCGTGCGCGGTCCGCGCGATCCAGGCGGGGTGGGCTTCCCTGGTCCCTCGGGCGCGGATGTCGGCGAACGCCGCCGTGCACGGGTCGGCGTCCACGGGCGCGCTGGCGCCGTGGGCGATGTCGATCAACTGCCGGCAGACGCGGGCGGTCCGGGCGGGGTCACGGCCGAGCGGGCCGTCGAACTGGTCGTCGAAGACGAAGAAGAAACCCATGGCGTCCGCGCACAGGTCCAGGGCCGGGCTGTCGGCGTGGGCGAAACCGAGGGCGGCCAGGCGGGGCATGTCCCAGGAGTCGTACCACGCCGCCGAGCGGTCGCCCGTGACCAGACCGAAGCGCCGGA
Protein-coding regions in this window:
- a CDS encoding terpene cyclase gives rise to the protein MPQDIEFDLPASPGISRGLARARRHHAEWVRRFGLVTGDRSAAWYDSWDMPRLAALGFAHADSPALDLCADAMGFFFVFDDQFDGPLGRDPARTARVCRQLIDIAHGASAPVDADPCTAAFADIRARGTREAHPAWIARTAHEWEYYFAAQAHEAIGRLRGIPADLESYLQVRRGIAGTDLPLSLGERAAGISVPVAAFHAPQLRIMRQTAIDVTLMCNDVYSVEKEEARGDMDNLVLVLEAARSLTREAAVAAVRTRVNRRVRRFEDLARQVPELCAHLALTPEERSAVDTYVDIMSTWMSGYHAWQTATLRYRTAPEVVPPTGPGYLDEILRLPSLPSFPTL